GGTCACATCGCCATTGTTGGCAGCGTTGCTGGTTATAGCGGACTACCAAAGGCTCTGGCATATGGGCCCAGCAAAGCAGCCATCATTAATTTTTGCGAGAACCTGTATTACGACCTGCTACCAACAGGAATCAGCGTCCATATGATTTCCCCGGGCTTTGTGGCAACAGAAGCGACAGCACAAAATGATTTTGAGATGCCCGCCTTAATCAGCGCAGAAGAAGCAGCCACTGAAATTTTGACAGGAATAAAAAATGGGGAGTTTGATATTCACTTCCCCAAGCGGTTCTCAAGATTCTTAAAATTTCTCAGAATCTTGCCTTACCCCCTGTACTTCTGGATTGTGCGGCGCTTTGTCAAAATCTAATCGGCACCAAAGCACTGTACCGATTAGCAAGAATTACTTGTATTTATCTTTGCGAATCTTTTCTTCGAGATAATCCATCACAGCAATTGCCTTGGCTTTAGAGCCGGCTATAGAAGGAGAAGTAACGTACTTTCCTTGCATCACAATAGTTGGAACACCATCAATGCGATATGCCTCTGTTAGCTGCTTGGCAGCCCGCGCCTTAGAAACCACTGCAAAAGAGCGATAAGTAGCTAAGAAGGTATTGCGGTCAATGCCTTGAGAGGCAACCCAATCTGCAATCTCGGACTCTGTGAGTAGGCGCTTATTCTCTTTATGCATTGCATACATCACTTTGTCATTGAGAGCATCACCCTTACCCATAGCTTCAAGCGCATAAAACAACTGGCTATGCGGCAAGAAATCATCACGAAATGCTACCGGCACCCTGCGGAATGCAACATCTTTAGGCTGACGCTTAATCCACGCGCTGAGCTCTGGCTCGAAGTCATAGCAGTGTGGGCAGCCATACCAAAAGAACTCAATAACCTCGACCTTGCCTTTTGTTTCAACTGGCTGAGCCATTGGCAATATGCGGTAATCAAAACCCTCTTCAATCTTTTGCGCCTGCGCACTAACAAGGCCACTTAAAGAAAGTAAGGTCAATACAGTAAAAATACGTTTGCTTAATGAAATCATGATTTACTAGATTTAATGAGGGTTGGTTTAATGCCTAAGCCATTCAACTTATCGCGTACAGGATTGCTCTCCTCAACGCTGTTGTAGGGTCCAACACGTACACGCCATAGCGTATTCCCCTCGCTGGTTACCTCGCTAAGCTGAGCCTGCAAACCTTGAATGGCTAAATTTGCTTTTTGCGCATCAGCATCAGAACGCTTTACAAAAGCACCCACTTGCAAAAAATAAATCGCGTCACTTTTAGCGGCCGGTGGCGGGGTTGATTCTGCAGGTTTCTTACCATTAACTAAATCGCCGATGGGATCTGCGGCAGCAGTAGCTGGCGCCTTGCCCTGCAATGGCTTATTTAAGTCCAATTGCTCAACAGGAGTGGCGGCCTCACCTTCAGCCGGAGCACCAGAAGGTTTGATCGTCAAAGGCAAACTTGGCGCCCGTACGCCAGGTCTTTCTTGGGGTGTATTTTTGGATAGATAAAAGGCAATTACAAACGCAATTCCCAATCCAGCACCAAGACCCAAAATAAAGCCCAAGATAGTGCCGCCATATTGGGCATTTTTGCGATTCACTTCAGCGCTAGGTCTCTTAATGAAGCCAGCTTGTTGATTCGGTTTTTTCATCATTTCCTCATCTTACAGTTTCACTTCATATCTTGCCATTACATCTTGGCTGGTGCAGATACCCCTAATACTTTTAAACCATTTTGCAAGACCTGACGAGTTGCCAAGAGTAGCGCCAAGCGCGCCATTTTTAAATTCTGATCGTCTACTAACACGCGGTCAGCATTGTAGAAAGTATGGAAATCTCCAGCTAAATCACGCAAGTAGAAAGCAAGTGCATGCGGAGCCATTTCTTCTGCAGCGTTTGTAAGCACTTCTGGGTATTCGGCCAAACGACGCAACAGATGGTCGGAAGCTTTACTTTGTAGGAGCGATAAATCTGCAGAGGCTAGATCAGATATTTGACCATCCCACTGTTGCAAAATTGAATTAATCCGCGCATGAGCATATTGAACATAAAACACTGGATTCTCATCGTTTTGCTGCAAGGCTAAATCAATATCAAATACAAATTCAGTATCCGCTTTACGTGAGATCAAGAAAAAGCGGACGGCATCGCGACCACGTTGCAAAGCCAATTCTCTTTCTGCGGGAGTCATCTCTGGTGTCACACCACCAGACCACTCCACCAAATCTCGCACAGTGACATATGAACCGGCACGCTTAGAAA
The window above is part of the Polynucleobacter sp. AP-Kolm-20A-A1 genome. Proteins encoded here:
- a CDS encoding thiol:disulfide interchange protein DsbA/DsbL → MISLSKRIFTVLTLLSLSGLVSAQAQKIEEGFDYRILPMAQPVETKGKVEVIEFFWYGCPHCYDFEPELSAWIKRQPKDVAFRRVPVAFRDDFLPHSQLFYALEAMGKGDALNDKVMYAMHKENKRLLTESEIADWVASQGIDRNTFLATYRSFAVVSKARAAKQLTEAYRIDGVPTIVMQGKYVTSPSIAGSKAKAIAVMDYLEEKIRKDKYK
- a CDS encoding SPOR domain-containing protein — encoded protein: MMKKPNQQAGFIKRPSAEVNRKNAQYGGTILGFILGLGAGLGIAFVIAFYLSKNTPQERPGVRAPSLPLTIKPSGAPAEGEAATPVEQLDLNKPLQGKAPATAAADPIGDLVNGKKPAESTPPPAAKSDAIYFLQVGAFVKRSDADAQKANLAIQGLQAQLSEVTSEGNTLWRVRVGPYNSVEESNPVRDKLNGLGIKPTLIKSSKS